The following proteins come from a genomic window of Triticum aestivum cultivar Chinese Spring chromosome 6A, IWGSC CS RefSeq v2.1, whole genome shotgun sequence:
- the LOC123127906 gene encoding uncharacterized protein, giving the protein MPEWPSLDDIISSMIEEETRLAQPKEDGQERADARAALSIQPRRATNSFGKVDKSKLLCDHCKRKGHTKGECFELHGYPPWWDKGRSQLGGARGSNKRQANYNASARELHVVDMQALEDFKSKLKFSEGSSSSQGSSKVDSSFNAITQGMESHQAQSKPWIIDTGATNHMTGAWDRESSRDWDHA; this is encoded by the exons ATGCCTGAGTGGCCTAGTCTTGATGATATTATTTCTAGCATGATTGAGGAGGAGACTCGTTTGGCACAACCGAAGGAGGATGGTCAGGAGCGTGCAGATGCTCGTGCTGCATTATCCATACAACCTCGCCGTGCTACAAATTCCTTTGGTAAGGTGGATAAAAGCAAATTGCTTTGTGACCATTGCAAGAGAAAAGGACACACCAAGGGTGAGTGTTTTGAGTTGCATGGTTATCCACCTTGGTGGGATAAAGGGAGATCTCAGCTAGGGGGAGCTCGGGGTTCAAACAAAAGACAAGCTAATTACAATGCATCTGCAAGGGAACTACATGTGGTAGATATGCAAGCTCTTGAGGATTTCAAATCCAAGCTCAAATTCTCTGAAGGCTCATCTTCGTCCCAAGGTTCCTCCAAAGTTGATTCTAGCTTTAATGCCATCACCCAAGGTATGGAATCCCACCAAGCCCAGTCAAAACCATGGATAATTGATACTGGAGCTACTAACCACATGACAG GAGCTTGGGACAGGGAGAGTTCTCGGGACTGGGACCATGCATGA